The Crocosphaera subtropica ATCC 51142 genome includes a window with the following:
- a CDS encoding GNAT family N-acetyltransferase has product MSYTIIEQFNAAQIEDLYELYQLSWWGNEREIPDIKIMLENSDISLGICEKESKKLVGFTRILTDYIYRAVIWDVMVAPNHQKQGLGSQLIKEILNHSKLKNVETFMLVCLPEMIPFYEKLGFSNHDGKYKFMTFDGTLSY; this is encoded by the coding sequence ATGAGTTACACAATTATTGAACAATTTAATGCTGCTCAAATTGAGGATTTATATGAACTTTATCAACTGTCTTGGTGGGGAAATGAGCGAGAAATTCCAGATATTAAAATTATGTTAGAAAACTCAGATATTAGTTTAGGTATTTGTGAAAAAGAAAGCAAAAAATTAGTCGGGTTTACTCGTATTTTAACTGACTATATTTATCGTGCTGTTATTTGGGATGTTATGGTAGCACCGAACCATCAAAAACAAGGATTAGGGAGTCAATTAATCAAAGAGATTTTAAATCATTCTAAACTCAAAAATGTAGAAACATTTATGTTAGTTTGTTTACCTGAGATGATTCCTTTTTATGAAAAATTGGGCTTTAGCAATCATGATGGGAAATATAAATTTATGACGTTTGATGGTACGCTTAGTTATTAA
- a CDS encoding TldD/PmbA family protein, giving the protein MTNLAEYKNILTDLIAKNCDRVDYLAIRLETSQGTSIMLRGDKIDTLSEGISTGGQVRACYKGGWGFATFNQLSTLPQRIEEAIASAKIIGDDETILADIAPIQTRCHLPLTGRDPRQVPLAEKKALCDHYNAILRGLNEQITTTVVRYGDSNQSIILATSEGTLIEQSWADLEMRFSATARNGDMVQTGRETTGSRRGYDDLLGLDEQVEGAAKRAVNALVLPPVKGDRYTIVIDPILTGLFVHEAFGHLSEADMLYENPDLLEVMSFGRKFGPDTLQIFDGAAPEGHRGSYYYDDEGVPATTTQLIKDGVMVGRLHSRETAGKLEEKPTGNARCLNYHYPPLVRMTNTWIERGNTPVKDLFSGIKEGVYAKNWLGGMTNGEMFTFSAGEAWMIRNGEICEPVRDVTLSGNVFKTLANIEGIGDDFYWDESGGCGKGGQSGLAVGCGGPSLRIKDVVIGGEA; this is encoded by the coding sequence ATGACGAATCTTGCTGAGTATAAAAACATTTTGACTGATTTAATCGCTAAAAACTGCGATCGCGTTGACTATTTAGCCATTCGCCTCGAAACCTCCCAAGGAACCAGCATCATGCTACGAGGAGACAAAATAGACACCCTCAGCGAAGGTATATCCACCGGTGGACAAGTACGCGCTTGTTACAAGGGAGGATGGGGGTTTGCTACTTTTAACCAATTATCCACCTTACCCCAACGCATTGAAGAAGCCATCGCCTCAGCTAAAATTATCGGGGATGATGAGACGATTTTAGCCGACATTGCACCTATCCAAACCCGTTGTCATTTACCTTTAACGGGACGAGATCCCAGACAAGTTCCCTTGGCCGAAAAAAAAGCCCTGTGTGACCACTACAACGCCATTCTACGGGGATTAAACGAGCAAATCACCACCACCGTAGTGCGCTACGGAGACAGCAATCAGAGCATTATTTTAGCCACCTCAGAAGGAACGTTGATCGAACAATCTTGGGCCGATCTCGAAATGCGTTTTTCGGCCACTGCCAGAAACGGAGACATGGTACAAACGGGACGAGAAACCACCGGATCACGGCGTGGTTATGATGATCTTTTGGGACTGGATGAACAGGTGGAAGGGGCGGCCAAACGTGCCGTCAATGCCTTAGTTTTGCCCCCCGTTAAAGGCGATCGCTATACCATAGTGATCGACCCCATTTTAACGGGTTTGTTCGTTCATGAGGCATTTGGCCACCTCTCAGAAGCGGATATGTTATACGAGAATCCTGATTTGTTGGAGGTGATGAGTTTCGGGCGAAAATTTGGTCCAGATACCCTACAAATTTTTGACGGGGCAGCCCCAGAAGGTCATCGAGGTAGTTACTATTATGATGATGAGGGCGTACCCGCAACCACGACCCAATTGATCAAAGATGGTGTCATGGTAGGGCGTTTGCATTCCCGTGAAACCGCCGGAAAATTAGAGGAAAAACCCACAGGAAATGCTCGCTGTTTAAATTATCATTATCCTCCTTTAGTTCGCATGACAAATACATGGATTGAACGAGGAAATACGCCAGTTAAGGATTTATTTTCAGGAATAAAAGAAGGGGTTTATGCTAAAAATTGGTTAGGGGGAATGACTAACGGTGAGATGTTTACCTTTAGTGCCGGTGAAGCTTGGATGATAAGAAATGGAGAAATTTGTGAACCGGTAAGAGACGTTACTTTATCGGGGAATGTGTTTAAAACTTTAGCAAATATTGAAGGGATAGGAGATGATTTTTATTGGGATGAATCAGGGGGTTGTGGTAAAGGGGGACAAAGTGGTTTAGCTGTGGGTTGTGGGGGACCTAGTTTAAGAATTAAAGATGTTGTAATTGGGGGAGAAGCTTAA
- a CDS encoding glycosyltransferase family 9 protein, with the protein MRILALVPGGISEQILFFPTLEDLKIQYPNAIIDVLVEPRAKAAYRVCPQVHEVLLFDYQDRNGLADYLNLLGIIRDREYDIALTLEKRWSISLLLWLNGIPLTVGYGSQSSWFISNPVPQKTEQYTAQMYHDLMQGLGIQSPCPSLKIALPKDDIPWAEAEQKRLLLDESGYILIYGGASESYPVPQWSNIINRIQEKQPSLSIVLLQGSGDEAWINPLLSSCSDLKVTKPGDIGKLAAMIAGANLMISTDSPPLQLGVAVGTYTVGLFGKTDAKKRLPPDDDRFIGIQSSTYNLGDIQASKVLEKIWRT; encoded by the coding sequence ATGCGAATATTAGCCCTGGTTCCTGGGGGGATAAGCGAACAAATTTTATTTTTTCCGACCCTAGAAGACCTCAAAATTCAATATCCTAATGCTATTATTGATGTCCTGGTTGAACCCCGTGCAAAGGCTGCGTATCGAGTGTGTCCTCAGGTTCACGAAGTTCTCTTATTCGACTATCAAGATCGTAATGGATTAGCTGATTATTTAAACTTATTAGGGATAATCCGCGATCGTGAGTATGATATAGCCTTAACCTTAGAGAAACGCTGGAGCATCAGCTTATTATTGTGGTTGAATGGCATTCCTTTGACGGTTGGTTATGGAAGTCAATCTTCTTGGTTTATTTCTAACCCTGTTCCCCAAAAAACAGAACAGTATACAGCCCAGATGTACCATGACTTGATGCAAGGACTAGGAATTCAATCCCCTTGTCCTTCTCTGAAAATAGCTTTACCAAAAGACGATATCCCTTGGGCCGAAGCTGAACAAAAACGCTTATTACTCGACGAAAGTGGTTATATCTTGATCTATGGAGGGGCAAGTGAGTCCTATCCGGTGCCTCAGTGGAGTAATATTATCAATAGAATTCAAGAAAAACAGCCCTCATTATCCATTGTGTTATTACAGGGTAGTGGAGATGAGGCTTGGATCAATCCTTTATTGAGTAGTTGTTCTGATTTAAAGGTGACCAAACCTGGAGATATTGGCAAATTAGCTGCCATGATTGCCGGGGCAAATTTAATGATCTCTACCGATAGTCCCCCGTTACAATTAGGGGTGGCCGTGGGAACCTATACGGTGGGTTTATTTGGCAAAACCGACGCTAAGAAACGGCTTCCTCCCGATGATGATCGCTTCATTGGGATTCAATCTTCCACCTATAATTTAGGGGATATCCAAGCGTCAAAAGTCTTAGAAAAAATTTGGCGAACTTAA
- the serS gene encoding serine--tRNA ligase, whose amino-acid sequence MLDLKQIRETPDTIQALLNRRSASDEYDLTPILERDRTTRELESVRTELQARSNEIGKLIGQKIKSGVDPKGEEIKGLKEEGNRVKTKLSELEPQEKQLKAEIEALLLQLPNLPSESTPIGKDETENVEIRKWGDEFLPKIEGLPHWEIAERLGILEVERAVKIAQSRFIALIGAGAALERALINFMLDQQIAAGYLEVMPPVLINSAALQGTGQLPKFAEESFNVPEDDLWLAPTAEVPVTNLYSGEILEAEILPIKHCAFTPCFRREAGSYGKDTRGLIRLHQFNKVELVKLVHPETSEAAHQQLVEDAEAILQALKLPYRVLELCTGDLGFGATKCYDLEVWMPSSNSYREISSCSNCWDFQARRANIRFKEKGKKGTQYVHTLNGSGLAIGRTMAAILENYQQADGTVKIPDVLQPYLKRDIL is encoded by the coding sequence GTGCTAGACCTTAAACAGATACGAGAAACACCAGACACCATACAAGCATTACTAAACCGTCGTAGTGCTTCAGATGAATACGATCTAACTCCTATTTTAGAACGCGATCGCACCACTAGGGAATTAGAATCGGTTCGCACTGAATTACAAGCCCGCAGTAATGAAATTGGTAAGTTAATTGGACAGAAGATCAAAAGCGGTGTTGACCCCAAAGGAGAGGAAATTAAAGGGTTAAAAGAAGAAGGAAATAGGGTTAAAACAAAACTCAGTGAACTCGAACCCCAAGAGAAACAATTAAAAGCAGAAATAGAAGCCTTATTATTGCAATTACCGAACCTTCCTAGTGAATCTACACCGATAGGAAAAGATGAGACAGAAAACGTAGAAATTCGGAAATGGGGAGATGAATTTTTACCCAAAATTGAAGGATTACCCCATTGGGAAATTGCTGAAAGATTAGGGATTTTGGAAGTTGAACGGGCTGTTAAAATTGCTCAAAGTCGCTTCATTGCATTAATAGGAGCCGGTGCAGCTTTAGAAAGGGCGTTGATTAATTTTATGTTAGATCAACAGATTGCAGCCGGTTATTTAGAAGTGATGCCCCCCGTTTTAATTAATAGTGCAGCCTTACAAGGAACGGGACAATTACCGAAATTTGCTGAGGAAAGTTTTAACGTTCCTGAAGATGATTTATGGTTAGCTCCTACGGCGGAAGTTCCTGTTACAAATTTGTACAGTGGTGAAATTTTAGAAGCAGAAATATTACCTATCAAACACTGCGCTTTTACCCCATGTTTTCGTCGGGAAGCCGGTAGTTATGGCAAGGATACCAGGGGACTGATTCGACTGCATCAATTTAATAAAGTAGAGTTGGTAAAATTAGTTCATCCTGAAACTTCAGAAGCAGCACATCAACAATTAGTTGAGGATGCAGAAGCTATTTTACAAGCTTTGAAATTGCCCTATAGAGTCTTAGAATTGTGTACAGGAGACTTAGGCTTTGGCGCAACAAAATGTTATGATTTAGAAGTTTGGATGCCTTCTTCTAACAGTTATCGAGAGATTTCTAGTTGTTCTAATTGTTGGGATTTTCAGGCAAGACGGGCTAATATTCGCTTTAAAGAAAAAGGAAAAAAAGGGACTCAATATGTGCATACTTTAAATGGTTCAGGGTTAGCAATAGGAAGAACCATGGCAGCTATTTTAGAGAACTATCAACAAGCCGATGGAACCGTTAAAATTCCTGATGTTTTGCAACCTTATTTAAAGCGAGATATCCTATAA
- a CDS encoding DUF2281 domain-containing protein, producing the protein MSIEQFITQKIQKLPSSLKQEVLNFVEFLENKQVRESQEETRRTDEEKAWEVFLNLEKDSGYGNYTEEREAMFQDLTLDDILKEMDQELDKD; encoded by the coding sequence ATGTCTATTGAACAATTCATTACTCAAAAAATTCAAAAACTTCCTTCAAGTTTAAAACAAGAAGTCTTAAATTTTGTTGAATTCTTAGAAAATAAACAAGTCAGAGAATCTCAAGAAGAGACAAGACGTACTGATGAGGAAAAAGCATGGGAAGTCTTTCTTAATTTAGAAAAAGATTCGGGTTATGGGAATTATACGGAAGAACGAGAAGCAATGTTTCAAGATTTAACATTAGATGATATTTTAAAGGAGATGGATCAAGAATTAGATAAGGATTAA
- the rodA gene encoding rod shape-determining protein RodA translates to MMLRASKYHYRGSRKRSLPLWLSSLPQVDWLLLILVVSLTSIGGLMIRSTELHETSVDWWQHWLFGGLGVAIALFLARFRYENLMQWHWITYAITNISLIAVIAIGVAANGAQSWIEIAGFNIQPSEFAKVGLIITLAALLHQKDAQTIPSVLRIVGVTAVPWVLIMLQPDLGTGLVFGAITLGMLYWANMSPGWLILMLSPIVSAILFNVLFPGWIVWAILMGLVAWLTLPLRFVSTILAMAMNFGAGKLSGIFWGLLKDYQKDRLTLFLEPEKNPLGGGYQLIQSRIAIGSGELWGRGLFEGTQTQLNFIPEQHTDFIFSAVGEEFGFIGAIAVLVAFWLICFRLVVIACQANDNFGSLLAIGMLSMISFQVIVNICMTVGLAPITGIPLPWLSYGRSALLTNFIALGLVESVANYRPKKRF, encoded by the coding sequence ATGATGTTACGGGCTAGCAAATACCATTACCGAGGCAGTCGTAAGCGATCGCTTCCCCTCTGGTTATCGTCTTTGCCCCAAGTTGATTGGTTATTATTAATCTTGGTGGTGAGCCTAACCAGTATCGGGGGGCTGATGATTCGTAGTACAGAACTCCACGAAACCTCTGTGGACTGGTGGCAACATTGGCTATTTGGGGGGTTAGGGGTGGCGATCGCTTTATTTTTAGCCCGTTTTCGCTATGAAAATTTAATGCAGTGGCACTGGATCACCTATGCTATCACCAATATCTCTCTCATTGCTGTTATTGCCATTGGGGTAGCAGCCAACGGGGCGCAAAGTTGGATCGAAATTGCAGGGTTTAATATTCAGCCGTCGGAGTTTGCCAAAGTGGGACTAATTATCACTTTAGCAGCCCTGTTACATCAAAAGGATGCCCAAACTATTCCGTCAGTCTTACGAATTGTCGGGGTAACTGCTGTCCCTTGGGTGTTAATTATGTTACAACCGGACTTAGGAACCGGTTTAGTCTTTGGGGCGATCACGTTGGGGATGCTGTATTGGGCGAATATGTCTCCAGGATGGTTAATTTTGATGCTGTCTCCTATTGTTTCTGCCATTTTATTCAATGTACTGTTTCCTGGGTGGATTGTTTGGGCGATTTTAATGGGGTTAGTGGCTTGGTTGACGTTACCCTTGCGTTTTGTGTCTACTATTCTCGCTATGGCCATGAATTTTGGGGCTGGGAAACTTAGTGGTATTTTTTGGGGACTGCTAAAAGATTATCAAAAAGACCGTTTAACCTTATTTTTAGAACCGGAAAAAAATCCTTTGGGTGGGGGTTATCAACTCATACAATCTCGTATTGCTATCGGTTCCGGTGAATTATGGGGACGAGGACTGTTTGAAGGGACTCAAACCCAGTTAAACTTTATCCCTGAACAACATACGGATTTCATTTTTTCGGCGGTGGGTGAAGAATTTGGCTTTATTGGTGCGATCGCTGTTTTGGTGGCGTTTTGGTTGATTTGTTTTCGTTTAGTGGTTATTGCTTGTCAAGCTAATGATAATTTTGGCTCATTATTAGCCATCGGAATGTTATCAATGATTTCTTTTCAGGTTATTGTTAATATTTGTATGACGGTTGGTTTAGCACCCATTACAGGCATTCCTTTACCTTGGTTAAGTTACGGGCGATCGGCTTTATTAACGAATTTTATCGCCTTGGGTTTAGTGGAATCAGTGGCTAATTATCGCCCGAAAAAACGGTTTTAG
- a CDS encoding HAD family hydrolase translates to MLKAVIFDFNGVIINDEEIHQELINEILLGENLRPDPSEYQELCLGRSDRACLLDILSRRGRMVSDDYLDNLIEAKTLAYRKRINTLEELPIYPELKDFLTHLQQHNLRIGLVTGTILSEVKFILEKADILNYFEVIVGGDEIPRSKPEPDGYLLAVERFNELDPTLQLTPESCLVIEDTPAGIEAAKRAKMEVVGIANTYPYHFMQRLSNWAIDYFSDLDIERVEKSLTS, encoded by the coding sequence ATGTTAAAAGCAGTTATTTTTGATTTTAATGGGGTCATTATTAATGATGAAGAGATTCATCAAGAATTGATCAATGAGATTTTATTAGGGGAAAATTTACGTCCCGATCCCTCAGAATATCAAGAATTGTGTTTAGGTAGAAGCGATAGGGCGTGTTTATTAGATATTTTATCCCGTCGAGGAAGAATGGTATCTGATGACTATTTGGACAATTTAATTGAAGCCAAAACCCTCGCCTATCGTAAAAGAATTAATACATTAGAGGAATTACCTATTTATCCTGAATTAAAAGATTTTTTAACCCATTTACAACAGCATAATCTACGAATAGGATTAGTAACAGGAACAATATTGTCTGAGGTTAAATTCATTTTAGAAAAAGCAGACATATTAAACTATTTTGAAGTAATTGTTGGCGGTGACGAAATTCCTAGAAGTAAACCGGAACCAGACGGTTATTTATTAGCGGTTGAACGCTTTAATGAATTAGATCCTACCTTACAATTAACCCCCGAAAGTTGTTTAGTCATTGAAGATACACCAGCAGGAATTGAAGCAGCAAAACGGGCTAAAATGGAGGTTGTGGGTATTGCTAATACCTATCCCTATCACTTTATGCAGCGACTGTCTAATTGGGCGATCGATTATTTTTCCGATTTAGATATAGAAAGAGTCGAAAAAAGTTTAACTTCATAA
- a CDS encoding Mrp/NBP35 family ATP-binding protein, with translation MLDTQSILDVLRPVQDPELQKSLVDLNMIRNVAVDGGNVSFTLVLTTPACPLREFIVDDCKKAVQTLPGVENIDIAVTAETPQQKALPNQQSVAGTKNIIAVSSGKGGVGKSTVAVNIAVALAQTGAKVGLLDADIYGPNAPTMLGLENTEVQVEKNEAGDILQPAFNYGVKMVSMGFLIDPDQPVIWRGPMLNGIIRQFLYQVNWGDLDYLVVDMPPGTGDAQLTMTQAVPMAGAVIVTTPQTVSLLDARRGLKMFEQLGVKVLGIVENMSYFIPPDAPDRQYDLFGSGGGEKASKELQVPLLGCIPLEIALREGGDKGVPIVMSAPESASAQALTAIAQNIAAKVSVAALA, from the coding sequence ATGCTCGATACTCAATCAATTTTAGACGTATTAAGACCCGTTCAAGACCCGGAACTACAAAAAAGCTTAGTAGACCTCAATATGATCCGTAACGTGGCCGTAGACGGCGGTAACGTTAGCTTTACCCTAGTTTTAACCACCCCGGCTTGTCCGTTACGGGAATTTATTGTAGACGACTGTAAAAAAGCCGTTCAAACCTTGCCAGGAGTAGAAAACATCGACATAGCGGTAACAGCAGAAACGCCCCAACAAAAAGCCCTCCCAAACCAGCAGTCCGTAGCAGGAACAAAAAATATCATTGCGGTTTCTAGTGGTAAAGGAGGGGTGGGAAAAAGTACCGTTGCCGTCAATATTGCCGTGGCTTTAGCTCAAACTGGAGCAAAGGTCGGTTTATTGGATGCTGACATTTATGGTCCCAACGCCCCCACCATGTTAGGACTGGAAAATACGGAGGTACAAGTCGAAAAAAATGAAGCAGGAGACATTCTCCAACCCGCCTTTAACTATGGGGTAAAAATGGTATCAATGGGCTTTTTAATCGATCCCGATCAACCGGTCATCTGGCGTGGACCCATGCTTAATGGCATTATTCGCCAATTTCTCTATCAAGTTAACTGGGGAGACTTAGATTATCTAGTGGTGGATATGCCCCCAGGCACTGGAGATGCTCAATTAACCATGACCCAAGCCGTACCGATGGCGGGTGCTGTCATTGTTACTACCCCTCAAACCGTTTCCCTTTTAGATGCCCGTCGTGGTTTAAAAATGTTTGAACAGTTGGGAGTTAAGGTGTTGGGTATCGTGGAGAATATGAGCTATTTTATCCCTCCAGACGCACCCGATCGCCAATATGACTTGTTTGGCTCAGGGGGAGGTGAAAAAGCCTCCAAAGAGTTACAGGTGCCTCTACTGGGCTGTATTCCCCTAGAGATTGCCCTGAGAGAAGGGGGAGATAAAGGGGTTCCCATTGTGATGTCAGCCCCAGAGTCGGCTTCCGCTCAAGCTTTAACGGCCATCGCCCAAAATATTGCAGCTAAAGTGTCCGTGGCGGCCTTAGCTTAG
- the panD gene encoding aspartate 1-decarboxylase gives MGTIRLMHAKLHRVQVTEANIDYVGSITIDPILLDKVGILPLEEVDIVNLNNGNRFSTYVIPGETGKGEICPNGGAALLCQPGDLLIIYAYENCDRQEVIQRGHTARVIVADEDNKIQDFLIQTLVPCEDGNKVEFHNSSMIDTILESSQT, from the coding sequence ATGGGAACGATTCGATTAATGCACGCTAAGTTACATCGAGTACAGGTAACTGAAGCGAATATTGACTATGTCGGTAGTATCACGATCGATCCGATCTTACTGGATAAAGTAGGCATTTTGCCGTTAGAAGAAGTGGATATTGTTAACTTAAATAACGGGAATCGATTTTCTACCTATGTGATCCCAGGAGAAACGGGAAAAGGGGAAATTTGTCCCAATGGTGGGGCTGCTTTATTATGTCAACCAGGGGATTTATTAATTATTTATGCTTATGAAAATTGCGATCGCCAGGAAGTGATACAAAGGGGTCACACAGCACGGGTGATCGTAGCTGATGAAGATAATAAGATTCAAGACTTTCTTATTCAAACCTTAGTTCCCTGTGAAGATGGAAACAAAGTGGAATTTCATAATAGTTCTATGATTGATACTATACTAGAAAGCAGTCAGACGTAA
- the cobJ gene encoding precorrin-3B C(17)-methyltransferase: protein MVCSEKLGFLMTLFDTFEPMAAIATTPQAIQLLHPLCHSFEGTLYIPKTISLIDTTTCHYQGSLKAHLATIWSKNQAFVFCLATGAVIRLIAPLLNNKASDPAIIVIDPLGQYVISLCSGHQGGADHLAQLIAHHLDATPIITGASHNLNLPAIDVLGLPFGWRKGLGNWTGVSHAIASQKTVQVIQETGSKLWQENLPQNHPFYFGFGEISENTQPAARVWISATHRKFAETSTLPKVQWYPRVLWVGLGCIRGTSQGFIASAIEAVCQQYHLAEEAIAGIATIDIKADEVGIVQYCQEKQYPLLTYSADILNTINVPHPSEVVKQEVGTPSVAEAAAIYGANYWFDYIGNREKTHLEKSLLVTKEIIKSETEAVTIAIAQSELDYIGKTGKIYLVGIGPGSLDQITPGAKTAINQADAIIGYSLYLDLIKPLQRPGQIVESLPITKEKKRAQRAIELAKWGLTVAVISSGDCGIYGMAGLVLEELKNTNWDGNNPNVEVFPGITALQAAAARVGTPLMHDFCAISLSDLLTPWEVIQKRLTAAAIGDFVTALYNPRSQTRQTQIIEAQSIFLKHRKSHTPVALVRCAYRQDENIILTNLGELLHHKIDMLTTVLIGNDSTFFHENWMITPRGYNTIS from the coding sequence ATGGTTTGTTCTGAAAAATTAGGATTTTTAATGACTCTTTTTGATACGTTTGAGCCTATGGCAGCGATCGCTACTACGCCCCAGGCTATCCAATTATTACATCCTCTCTGTCATTCGTTCGAGGGAACCTTATATATTCCGAAGACTATCTCTTTAATCGATACAACCACCTGTCATTATCAAGGTTCTCTGAAAGCCCATTTAGCAACAATTTGGTCAAAAAATCAGGCTTTCGTTTTTTGTTTAGCTACTGGTGCGGTTATTCGTCTGATTGCTCCATTATTGAACAATAAAGCCTCTGATCCAGCTATTATTGTGATTGATCCTCTGGGTCAATACGTCATTAGCTTATGCAGTGGTCATCAAGGAGGAGCCGATCATTTAGCCCAACTCATCGCCCATCATCTCGATGCTACCCCCATTATTACAGGTGCATCCCATAATCTTAATTTACCGGCAATTGATGTTTTAGGCTTACCGTTTGGTTGGCGTAAAGGACTCGGAAATTGGACAGGGGTAAGCCATGCGATCGCTTCTCAAAAAACAGTTCAAGTGATACAAGAAACGGGTTCTAAGCTTTGGCAAGAGAATTTACCTCAAAATCATCCTTTTTACTTTGGATTCGGTGAAATTAGCGAAAATACACAACCAGCAGCCCGTGTCTGGATCAGTGCAACCCATCGCAAATTTGCTGAAACGTCTACCCTTCCTAAAGTGCAGTGGTATCCTAGGGTCTTATGGGTGGGTTTAGGGTGTATTCGGGGAACGTCTCAGGGGTTCATTGCATCTGCCATTGAAGCCGTTTGTCAGCAGTATCATTTAGCGGAAGAAGCGATCGCCGGAATTGCAACAATCGATATTAAAGCAGATGAAGTGGGAATTGTTCAATATTGCCAAGAGAAACAGTATCCTTTATTAACTTATTCTGCTGATATTTTAAATACTATCAATGTTCCTCATCCTTCTGAGGTAGTTAAGCAAGAAGTGGGAACCCCTAGTGTAGCTGAAGCAGCAGCGATTTATGGGGCAAATTATTGGTTTGATTATATAGGGAACAGGGAAAAAACTCACTTAGAAAAGTCTCTTTTAGTAACAAAAGAAATCATTAAATCTGAGACGGAAGCGGTTACAATTGCTATTGCTCAAAGTGAGTTGGACTATATAGGAAAAACGGGTAAAATTTATTTAGTAGGAATTGGACCAGGAAGTTTAGATCAGATTACTCCTGGTGCAAAAACGGCTATTAATCAAGCAGATGCTATTATTGGTTATTCTTTATATTTAGACTTAATTAAACCGTTACAGCGTCCTGGTCAAATTGTTGAATCTTTACCCATTACCAAAGAGAAAAAAAGAGCGCAAAGAGCTATTGAATTAGCTAAATGGGGCTTAACAGTTGCTGTCATTTCATCGGGAGATTGTGGAATTTATGGCATGGCTGGATTAGTGTTAGAAGAATTAAAAAATACTAATTGGGATGGGAATAATCCCAATGTTGAGGTATTTCCAGGAATTACAGCGTTACAAGCAGCAGCAGCAAGGGTGGGAACCCCATTAATGCACGATTTTTGTGCCATTAGTTTGAGTGATTTATTAACCCCTTGGGAGGTGATACAAAAGCGATTAACCGCAGCAGCAATAGGGGACTTTGTAACAGCCCTTTATAATCCGCGATCGCAAACTCGTCAAACTCAAATTATTGAAGCACAAAGCATTTTTTTAAAGCATCGTAAGTCTCATACGCCTGTTGCTTTAGTTCGCTGTGCTTATCGTCAAGACGAAAACATCATATTGACAAATTTAGGGGAACTTTTGCATCATAAAATTGATATGTTAACAACTGTTTTAATTGGCAATGATAGCACTTTTTTTCATGAAAATTGGATGATTACTCCAAGGGGATATAATACAATTAGTTAA
- a CDS encoding retropepsin-like aspartic protease: MQILPIQFRSVVRHNWQPNYLVKLKHNQIEIQTTMLVDSGAEVSLISYKMGQDLGYQLADAESTLVAETIGGNVEYVLRNVEFTIDNHQLIAPVAWLQTLTDTEQSLLGREVIFDQFNIEFRQAEERVIFTWRDNKL; this comes from the coding sequence ATCCAAATTTTACCGATTCAATTCCGTTCTGTTGTTCGTCATAATTGGCAACCGAATTATTTAGTAAAGTTAAAACATAATCAAATTGAAATTCAAACAACCATGTTAGTTGATTCTGGTGCAGAAGTTAGCTTAATTTCTTATAAAATGGGTCAAGATTTAGGTTATCAATTAGCCGATGCAGAGTCAACTTTAGTCGCTGAAACTATTGGGGGTAATGTAGAATATGTTTTGCGTAATGTAGAATTTACCATTGATAATCATCAATTAATTGCACCTGTTGCTTGGTTACAAACACTAACGGATACAGAACAATCATTATTAGGAAGAGAAGTTATTTTCGATCAGTTTAATATTGAATTTAGACAAGCAGAAGAAAGAGTAATTTTCACCTGGCGAGATAATAAACTTTAG